In Leuconostoc kimchii IMSNU 11154, the DNA window AGCATCGCAAAGTAAGTATTTATCGCTGAATGATCATACCTTTAACAATTTTTTACCAGGATTTTTGGATTCACTTTGAATCTTTTTATTTTTAACTATTAGTTCTAATATTATAAAACAATCGAATAAATAACAAAGCACATTGATTTGGGGAGAGAACTTGATACAAGAAAATAGAACAACAAACAATAAAAATTTTATTATGATGGCTATCTTGATTGCAACGTTCATGACTTCGATTGAAACGACAATTATAACGACCGCATTGCCAACAATTGTCAGCCAACTCAATGGCATATCACTACAAAGTTGGGTATTTGCTACATATCTGTTACTGACAGCAGTCACGACACCTATTTATGGCAAATTTGCTGATCGAATTGGCAGAAAACCAGTATTTTTAACTGGTCTCATTATTTTTACAATTGGATCGTTTTTGTGTGGCGTATCAAACAACATGACTATACTAATCATATTTAGAGCTTTGCAAGGTATTGGTGCCGGTGCAATCATGCCTATTACGTTCACAATGATTGCAGATTTGTTCGACTATCAGAAACGATCAAAAATGTTGGCTATGAATAACACAGCTTGGGGGATATCAGCACTGTTAGGACCCTTGTTGGGTGGCTATATTGTTGATAAATTAAGTTGGCATTGGGTGTTTTTTATCAATGTACCAATTGGCATTCTTGTGATCTTAATCATTTCATTTAAATATAAGGAGAAGCGAAAAAAACATATCAAAAGGCCCTTAGATATTAAAGGTATTTTATCCTTATCAGGTCTTCTGATACTGGTTTTAACTTTTTTCCAAACATTAAGTCAGGCCAATGTTTCATCGATTCAAATGTTGGTTATTTTATTCCTAATTGTTATGTTTGTTATAGCGTTTATTATTTTCGAACGGCAGGCAAGTGACCCAATTATACCGTTCACGTTATTTCATAACAGGCTGTTTTCAATTCAAATCACGACAGCTTTATTGTTAAGTGCGATTCAAATAGGTTTTCAAACGTATTTTCCGATGTGGTTACAGAGTATTTATAAAACAACAGCCACTGTTGCTGGGTTATCGGTATCACCTAGTCCGATATTTTGGTTACTATCTTCTTTTTTTGTCGGCACACTTGTTAAACGTCGGTCACCAAAATATATTACTTTACCACTCATTGCATTGATGATGGTAGCCTATTTACCGCTTCTTTTTATTGATAGTCGCTTCAACCAGACAATTTTCTTTGTTATTTCTGGCATAACAGGCGTGACGTTAGGCATAACGATAACAATGAACACACTTGTTGCTCAGAGAATTGTTCCCGAAGAAAGTTTAGGCACTGCTTCATCAATGATCACTTTAGGTAGAACGCTAGGACAGACATTAGCTGCAGGGACTTTTGGTTTAGTATTCAATATGAGTTTAAATTCGGGATTAAAGAAACATGCCACTGTTGATCAGAATATGATTGATCAGTCTATAAAAGGCGTGTATCAATCGCCATCGATTGCAGATGAGGACACAATCAATCAAATCATCTTAACAGGCATGCATACAGTATTCAGTGTCGCGCTCATACTGTTTGTCATCGTTTTGATTGTTAATTTAGCAGATCGAAATCGGGAAGTAATTAAGTGACGAATAATTGTTTGTCATCGAAAATCTAGTCATTTCAAAATAATTGAGTAAAAGAGTGGCATTTGGCTAAATCATGTGCATTGACGCAATTTTATACCTAACTTACCCCACCAACCCCAAAGCTAATTCATGTAACTTCACCCAAAGCGGTTTATACTATAGGTAACGTGAGCGTTAAACGGTTTTGTGTTTAGCGTGAGTTCTTAGTATGCCATTGGAGGTTAATGAATGACAAAGCAATATGATTATGATGTGTTATATCTTGGTAGTGGGCATGGTACGTTTGACGGGGCGATTCCGTTGGCACAATCGGGTGTCAAGGTTGGCATCATTGAAGCTGATATGATTGGTGGCACGTGTCCTAACTATGGTTGCAATGCTAAAATCACACTTGATGCACCTGTAACATTAACGCGAGCAGCCGAGCGCCTATCGGGTATTGTTCAGGGAAATCTGACAATTGATTGGACGCAGAATGAGGCTCATAAGGAAGCGGTCATTAATGAGTTGCCGGATATGATTGGTGGGTTATTAGATCAGTCTGGTATCGACGTGATTCACGGACGTGGCGTTTTTGAAGATAATCATACAATCATTGTTGACGGTAAGGCAGTAACTGCTGACAAGATTGTCATTTCGACTGGGTTACGTCCGCATCGTTTGGATATTCCTGGTACGGAATTGGCACATGACAGTCGTGATTTCATGGCATTGAAGACTTTGCCACAAAAGATAGCCATTATTGGCTCGGGTTATATTAGCATGGAATTTGCGACCATTGCGAATGCAGCTGGTGCTGAGATTACTGTGCTCATGCATGGCGACCGTGCATTACGACAATTTCACGCGCCTTATGTTGACAAAGTCGTGACCGACTTAGAGCAACGCAATGTCACGTTTGTGCCAAATGCTGATGTCACTGCCTTTGAAAAACATGGGGATCAAACGCAAGTGACATATAGCGATGGTCAGTCTTTGTTAGTTGACTGGGTGTTGGATGCTTCAGGGCGAATCCCCAATGTAGAAAACATTGGTTTAGAAACAATTGGCGTCACTTATAATCAATCAGGTATTCCTGTCAATGATTATCTGCAGACAAACGTTGATAACATTTATGCATCAGGGGATGTGCTTGATAAAACGCAACCTAAGTTAACACCAACAGCTATTTTTGAATCGACGTATCTTTTCAAACAATTCTCTGGTCAAACAAAATCGCCAATTCAGTATCCTGTTGTACCCTCAGTTGTCTTTACGTCACCAAGAATTGCGCAAGCAGGGGTTTTGGTAGCAGATGCTGAACAAGGGGATTATGAGGTGCAACAGACCGACCTCACCAAAGATTGGTATCGTCAAGTTGACAACGAAACGATTGCTGATAACACGTTGATTTTTGACAAGCAACATCATTTGATCGGTGTGACTGAAGTCAGCGAACAAGCTGAAAATGTCGTTAATACGTTATTACCAGCCATTGAATTTAAGTTTGGACCAGATGAAATTGGTCGATTAATTCATTTATTCCCATCGATTAGTATGGCAACTTGGGGGCAGTTATAATATGAACCGACAGGCGTGGCTTTTGTCGCGCTTTTTTGTTGCTGTGCTGATTTGTGTGACAATCAATTTCTTTGAGTGGTCATCGACCAATATGCATCTCGTGTATAATAAAAGTAACAAACAGATGGAGGTTATTTTGATGGCGATGAAGGGCAGAGAAATCATTTTGGGTATTTTACAAAGTGGGCCGCATACAGGTTATGAAATTAATGAGATTTTACAAACACGGCTAGATCATTTTTTTGATGCGACTTTTGGCATGATTTATCCCACCTTAAAAAAATTGGAAGCTGAAAAATTAGTCACCAAACAACAAGTATCACAAACTGACCGTCCTAATAAGAATATATATACCATTACAGCAGCTGGGCAAGCAGTATTTTCTAAAGCAATCAATGAACCTACGTCTGATGAAATACTTAAATCTGATGTTCTGATGCGACTTTACTTTAGTCAAGATTTACCAACCGAACAGGTATCAGAATTTCTTCAGGAAGAAATTGCACGTAAGGAAGCGAAACTAGCTACGTTGCAGTCACAATTGGCAACTTGGCTGGCAGATGGTATGACAGATCGACAAAAAATAACTTTTGATTATGGGATTGCTTATTACACAGCGACACTAGAAGTTTTAAAGTCTTCCCAAACAAAACTACTGTCATCACAAAAAGAGTGACAGGTTAACATTGAAATCATGAAAGGGGCTATATCAAAATGGCAATTAGGCATTTGTATCATACTGAGGTTGAAAATACAGCAGGCTTAGTTGGACGTGTGCAGACGGTTACCGGGGATGGGTTAGACGTGATGACGAGTGGCCCTTTAAGTACGACACCGGGAACTAATCCGGAGCAGTTATTGGCAGCAGCTTTTGCTACTTGCTTGAATGCGACGATTGAAGCCGAGGAGAAGCGGCGGCAAATACCGCACAAGAGCATTGTTCGCGTGGGTGTTGATATGGCACCAGATCATGAAGGATTTCAGTTTTTTGTTCATGCACAGGTGAAAATACCACAGGTTAATGAACAGGAGGCATTAGATATTTTAGCAATTGCTGAGAAACGGTGTCCGGTATCTAAACTATTGGCAGGTAGTTCGAATGTTGATATATCATTAGTGGATGTATTCGACCTACAGTAGAAAATGAAGGCTGTTACATTTTTTGTAACAGCTGTTTTCTTGCTTACTTATAGTTAGTTAACGTAGTTTTAATCTTGATAAGATATAATTCAGTCAGGCATGATGCTATGAATTTAAGGAGGTGTCAATGTGAAAATTTCTAGAATTGTTAAACTGATCATTGTCATCGTCGGTATCACGTATTTGATCCAAAACCCCAGTAAAGTGGCTGAAGGTAAGGTTTGGGTAGGTAATCAGGTTCAACAATGGGTGGCCTTGTTTGATAAAAATACTAGCCTACCAAATGATCAAGTAAGCGCGGAACCAGGCACCGTTAATACAACAACAGATCATCAGGACGCGACGCATTTAAACGGTGCAGTATGGGCAAAAAAAACGCTTAATGTTTATTTTGATGTCGCAGCTGACCAGCAACCTGCTTATTTGCAAGCCTGGCAGCAAGCATTTAACAATTGGAATGACGTTCAAGTGTTAACATTAGTGCAGGTGCAAAATAAAAATCAGGCGGATATTGTGTTAACAACTGAAAATCGTGGTGATACGTCACAAGCAGGTGTTGCCGAGACACGCTTTTTAGTTAACCCGGTTACTGGTAAAAAGGTCATGACTCACGTGGTAGCCAAACTAAACACGCATTATTTAGATGACTATACTATGGCACGCAAGATTAACACAGCAGAACATGAATTAGGTCATGCACTCGGGTTGGACCACGTTTCCAATCGTGTGTCTGTTATGCAGCCGCAAGGTTCTGATTATGGCATTCAACAATCTGATGTTAGTCAACTACAGGCACTGTATGCACACTAAAAAATCATAAAGCTTGACGAGTCAAAAAAAAGATGGTAATCTACACATGTGGAAGCGCTTACACATGCAATGATTAGCAACTTTTATTTTTTTGAACAAAAAGTAAAACGTTTTACCTAAAAGGAGAAAAGCATTGTGAAAAAAAACGGCATTATAAATTCTCAGATTGCGGCTGTGGTCGCTGATATGGGTCACATGGATTGGCTAGCGGTTGGAGATGCTGGGACACCGGTCCCAAAGACTGTAAAAAAAATTGATTTAAGCGTTGTACTTGGCAAACCAGAATTTATTGACGTGTTAGACGCTGTATTATCGGAATTGGCAGTTCAGAAAATTTATTTGGCGGAAGAAATCAAACTAGAGAATGCCGCGATGTTGGAAAAAATATATGAGCGATTTTCTCAAGATGTTGAGATTGATTTTATATCTCATGCCCAACTCAAACAACAGTTAAAGGAGAGCAAGGCATTTGTTAGGACTGGTGAGGCAACACCTTTTGCCAATATTATTTTAGAAAGCGGTGTGGTTTTTTGATTTAACAGCGAGCAAATGGAGGAATTATGAAGATAGATATGGTTGGTATTTCTAAGTCGTTTGGTAATAATCATGTTCTCAGGGATGTTAATTTTCATTTGGGAGAGGCCGAAGTGCATGCGTTGATGGGTGAAAATGGTGCCGGTAAGTCAACACTCATGAACATTATGACTGGTTTGTTACCCTTAGATAGTGGGCAAATCATGGTGAACGATGAGTCTGTGGCGTTTAAGGGGCCAAAAGATGCAGAAGAACACGGTATTAGTTTTATTCATCAAGAGATGAATAACTTTTCTGAAATGACCGTTTTAGAGAATATGTTTTTAAATAAGGAGGAAAAGACAAGTTTTGGTTTGATTGATGACAAAAGCATGCGTGATCAAGCGGAAAACATATTCAAAACGTTAAATATTAGTTATGATTTGGACGCGCCAATTGGTAGCTTAAGTATTGGCGCGCAACAAATGATTGAAATTTCAAAAGCGATGATGACTGATGCCAAAGTGATCATTATGGACGAACCAACGGCCGCTCTAACAAGTTCAGAAATACACGCGCTTTTTGAAACGGTGAATCATTTAAAATCACGAGGTGTGAGCTTTATTTATATTAGTCACCGTATTGAAGAAAATATGGAGATCGCAGATAAAATAACAATTATGCGAGACGGTCATACGGTCAGTGAGTCTAATATTGTGGATACAACTGTGGCTGAAATTGTTAAAAACATGGTAGGACGTGATATTGGTGAATTCTATCCTGATCGACACCCAAAGTACGGGCAAAATGTGCTTGATGTTGCTAATTTTACCAGTCATGATAAATTTCACGATATTAGCTTTTCTGTTCGTCAAGGTGAAATATTGGGTTTCTCAGGCCTAATGGGGTCTGGGCGTACTGAGGTCATGCGCGCTATCTTCGGCGTAGATCATAGAGATTCAGGCAACATCAAGGTTGACGGTGCACCAGTCAAGATTATGAAACCAGCCGATGCCATTCATCAAGGGCTTGGGTTTGTCACAGAAAATAGAAAAGATGAAGGGTTAATCTTAGATTTCTCAGTAGCAGAAAATATCATTATGCCGAGTTTACAAGAATTGGTCAAAAATCATATGATTGACGAAAAAGTTAAGACAGATTTTGTTGACTTTTTGATAAAACGTTTAACCGTTAAAACTGATGGGCAGGATATTAATGTTGACCGTTTATCTGGTGGTAATCAACAAAAAGTTGTCTTGGCCAAGTGGATTGGTGCGGGTAGTAAATTATTGATTTTAGATGAGCCAACACGTGGTGTTGACGTTGGTGCTAAAAGAGAAATCTATCAATTGATGAATGAATTAACTGATAGAGGTGTGGCAATCATTATGGTGTCTAGTGATCTGCCAGAAGTTATTGCTATGAGTGACCGTATTGCGGTGATGTACGAAGGCGGGTTAATGGCAATTGTTGACAACAGTGAGCATGTTCAAGAGTCAGACATTATGACACTTGCTACAGGAGGAAGAAAATAATGGTTAGTACGAAGCACACAGATAAGGCATCAGTGGTCGTTAAGGACAAAAATCTTATCAGCAGGTTGTCAGGGCTGGGACCCGTTTTAGCATTGATCGTGCTGGTTATCATCACCACGATTATGAATCGTAATTTTTTAGATCCGAATAATCTACTCAATTTGTTGCGACAGGTATCAATTAATGGTCTGATTGCTTTTGGCATGACATTTGTTATTTTGACTGGTGGCATTGACTTGTCAGTCGGTGCAATACTAGCTCTGACGTCGGCTTTGTCAGCTATGATGATCACAAGTGGTGTGCCAACCGTCATCGCGATGGTTATTGGCATTGTTATTGGCGGTTTATTAGGCGGTGTTAATGGTCTTATTATTACCAAAGGTGGGGCAGCACCTTTTATTGCCTCACTTGCGACAATGACAATTTTCCGAGGTGCAACTTATGTTTTTACAGATGGTAATCCGATTACTGGGAAAATTATGAACAACAGTTTTATGTTTCAATTCATTGGTCGCGGTTATTTCTTTGGTATACCGGTACCTGTGATTATCATGTTAATCGCGTTTTT includes these proteins:
- a CDS encoding MFS transporter, with product MIQENRTTNNKNFIMMAILIATFMTSIETTIITTALPTIVSQLNGISLQSWVFATYLLLTAVTTPIYGKFADRIGRKPVFLTGLIIFTIGSFLCGVSNNMTILIIFRALQGIGAGAIMPITFTMIADLFDYQKRSKMLAMNNTAWGISALLGPLLGGYIVDKLSWHWVFFINVPIGILVILIISFKYKEKRKKHIKRPLDIKGILSLSGLLILVLTFFQTLSQANVSSIQMLVILFLIVMFVIAFIIFERQASDPIIPFTLFHNRLFSIQITTALLLSAIQIGFQTYFPMWLQSIYKTTATVAGLSVSPSPIFWLLSSFFVGTLVKRRSPKYITLPLIALMMVAYLPLLFIDSRFNQTIFFVISGITGVTLGITITMNTLVAQRIVPEESLGTASSMITLGRTLGQTLAAGTFGLVFNMSLNSGLKKHATVDQNMIDQSIKGVYQSPSIADEDTINQIILTGMHTVFSVALILFVIVLIVNLADRNREVIK
- a CDS encoding dihydrolipoyl dehydrogenase family protein, with the protein product MTKQYDYDVLYLGSGHGTFDGAIPLAQSGVKVGIIEADMIGGTCPNYGCNAKITLDAPVTLTRAAERLSGIVQGNLTIDWTQNEAHKEAVINELPDMIGGLLDQSGIDVIHGRGVFEDNHTIIVDGKAVTADKIVISTGLRPHRLDIPGTELAHDSRDFMALKTLPQKIAIIGSGYISMEFATIANAAGAEITVLMHGDRALRQFHAPYVDKVVTDLEQRNVTFVPNADVTAFEKHGDQTQVTYSDGQSLLVDWVLDASGRIPNVENIGLETIGVTYNQSGIPVNDYLQTNVDNIYASGDVLDKTQPKLTPTAIFESTYLFKQFSGQTKSPIQYPVVPSVVFTSPRIAQAGVLVADAEQGDYEVQQTDLTKDWYRQVDNETIADNTLIFDKQHHLIGVTEVSEQAENVVNTLLPAIEFKFGPDEIGRLIHLFPSISMATWGQL
- a CDS encoding OsmC family protein, translating into MAIRHLYHTEVENTAGLVGRVQTVTGDGLDVMTSGPLSTTPGTNPEQLLAAAFATCLNATIEAEEKRRQIPHKSIVRVGVDMAPDHEGFQFFVHAQVKIPQVNEQEALDILAIAEKRCPVSKLLAGSSNVDISLVDVFDLQ
- a CDS encoding matrixin family metalloprotease, producing the protein MKISRIVKLIIVIVGITYLIQNPSKVAEGKVWVGNQVQQWVALFDKNTSLPNDQVSAEPGTVNTTTDHQDATHLNGAVWAKKTLNVYFDVAADQQPAYLQAWQQAFNNWNDVQVLTLVQVQNKNQADIVLTTENRGDTSQAGVAETRFLVNPVTGKKVMTHVVAKLNTHYLDDYTMARKINTAEHELGHALGLDHVSNRVSVMQPQGSDYGIQQSDVSQLQALYAH
- a CDS encoding ABC transporter permease subunit, which codes for MVSTKHTDKASVVVKDKNLISRLSGLGPVLALIVLVIITTIMNRNFLDPNNLLNLLRQVSINGLIAFGMTFVILTGGIDLSVGAILALTSALSAMMITSGVPTVIAMVIGIVIGGLLGGVNGLIITKGGAAPFIASLATMTIFRGATYVFTDGNPITGKIMNNSFMFQFIGRGYFFGIPVPVIIMLIAFLILFILLHKMTFGRKTYALGGNEKAAFVSGIKVNLTKTWIYVISGIMSSAAGMILISRLSSAQPDAGTGFEMDAIAAVVLGGTSLAGGRGRLFGTLIGALIIGTLNNGMNLIGISSFYQQIVKGIVIIIAVLLDRKKNA
- a CDS encoding sugar ABC transporter ATP-binding protein encodes the protein MKIDMVGISKSFGNNHVLRDVNFHLGEAEVHALMGENGAGKSTLMNIMTGLLPLDSGQIMVNDESVAFKGPKDAEEHGISFIHQEMNNFSEMTVLENMFLNKEEKTSFGLIDDKSMRDQAENIFKTLNISYDLDAPIGSLSIGAQQMIEISKAMMTDAKVIIMDEPTAALTSSEIHALFETVNHLKSRGVSFIYISHRIEENMEIADKITIMRDGHTVSESNIVDTTVAEIVKNMVGRDIGEFYPDRHPKYGQNVLDVANFTSHDKFHDISFSVRQGEILGFSGLMGSGRTEVMRAIFGVDHRDSGNIKVDGAPVKIMKPADAIHQGLGFVTENRKDEGLILDFSVAENIIMPSLQELVKNHMIDEKVKTDFVDFLIKRLTVKTDGQDINVDRLSGGNQQKVVLAKWIGAGSKLLILDEPTRGVDVGAKREIYQLMNELTDRGVAIIMVSSDLPEVIAMSDRIAVMYEGGLMAIVDNSEHVQESDIMTLATGGRK
- a CDS encoding PadR family transcriptional regulator gives rise to the protein MAMKGREIILGILQSGPHTGYEINEILQTRLDHFFDATFGMIYPTLKKLEAEKLVTKQQVSQTDRPNKNIYTITAAGQAVFSKAINEPTSDEILKSDVLMRLYFSQDLPTEQVSEFLQEEIARKEAKLATLQSQLATWLADGMTDRQKITFDYGIAYYTATLEVLKSSQTKLLSSQKE
- the rbsD gene encoding D-ribose pyranase, translating into MKKNGIINSQIAAVVADMGHMDWLAVGDAGTPVPKTVKKIDLSVVLGKPEFIDVLDAVLSELAVQKIYLAEEIKLENAAMLEKIYERFSQDVEIDFISHAQLKQQLKESKAFVRTGEATPFANIILESGVVF